The DNA segment GTCCTACAACCCGCTGTACCTGTACGGCGGTGTGGGCCTGGGCAAGACCCACCTGATCCACGCCATCGGCAACAACATGCTGCTGGAGAACCCGCGCGCGCGAATCCGGTACATCCATGCCGAGCAGTACGTGTCCGACGTGGTGAAGGCGTACCAACGCAAGGCGTTCGACGAGTTCAAGCGCTATTACCACTCGCTTGACCTGCTGCTGATCGACGATATTCAGTTCTTCTCCGGCAAGAACCGCACGCAGGAAGAGTTCTTCTACGCCTTCGAGGCCCTGATCGCCAACCGGGCGCAGGTGATCATCACCAGCGATACCTACCCCAAGGAAATCACCGGCATCGACGACCGCCTGATCTCGCGCTTCGACTCCGGCCTGACCGTGGCGATCGAGCCGCCCGAGCTGGAAATGCGCGTAGCGATCCTGATGAAGAAGGCCGCCGCCGAGAACGTGAACGTTCCGGAAGAAGTTGCCTTCTTCGTTGCCAAGCACCTGCGCTCCAACGTGCGCGAGCTGGAAGGCGCGCTGCGCAAGATCCTGGCGTTCAGCAACTTCCATGGCAAGGACATCACCATCGAGGTGACGCGTGAAGCGCTGAAGGACCTGCTGACGGTGCAGAACCGCCAGATCTCGGTGGAGAACATCCAGAAGACCTGCGCGGATTTCTACAACATCAAGGTCGCTGACATGTACTCGAAAAAGCGGCCTGCCAATATTGCCCGTCCGCGCCAGATCGCGATGTACCTGGCCAAGGAGCTCACGCAGAAGAGCCTGCCCGAGATCGGCGAACTCTTCGGCGGCCGCGACCACACCACCGTGCTGCACGCCGTGCGCAAGATCGCCGACGAACGCAGCAAGGATGCGCAGCTCAACCACGAGCTGCACGTGCTGGAACAGACGCTCAAGGGCTGACGGAAGGACTGACAGGTTCAGTCCTGATTAGAAGCCAGTTTTGAAGGGCC comes from the Cupriavidus sp. P-10 genome and includes:
- the dnaA gene encoding chromosomal replication initiator protein DnaA, translated to MQDFWQAAAAQLERELTPQQFKTWIKPLVPVAFDEETHALRIAAPNRFKLDWVKSQFSGRITALACEYWEAQVSVQFVLDPAASGRAAAYMQAPQPAIGPGAHQPGGAMGVDGHAAPGTGMGGYPGGQQMAAQAPYPMAGQPGYGDYPPAAGYGMGQPPYGHSGHSGHSGNPSAAPVPAGARAQMSGMGQGGQHPGQHGGHGNPLGNHPGQHGNDMGDIDVVHMDPAEASARSYRAQQSQQPMGGAMPGHQPNDTVHERSRLNPILTFDNFVTGKANQLARAAAIQVAHNPGKSYNPLYLYGGVGLGKTHLIHAIGNNMLLENPRARIRYIHAEQYVSDVVKAYQRKAFDEFKRYYHSLDLLLIDDIQFFSGKNRTQEEFFYAFEALIANRAQVIITSDTYPKEITGIDDRLISRFDSGLTVAIEPPELEMRVAILMKKAAAENVNVPEEVAFFVAKHLRSNVRELEGALRKILAFSNFHGKDITIEVTREALKDLLTVQNRQISVENIQKTCADFYNIKVADMYSKKRPANIARPRQIAMYLAKELTQKSLPEIGELFGGRDHTTVLHAVRKIADERSKDAQLNHELHVLEQTLKG